The genomic region ACCTGGAACACGCCGAGCGACTCGCCGCGGCACAACATGTCGTAGACCTCTTTTTCGTCCTGCGGGACGGTGGCGAGCTCCCGGCGCTCGCCCTTGTGGTCGGCGATCAGGTCGAAACATTTGCGGATGCAGGTCAGCATGCCCAGCGCCAGCACGTCGACCTTCATCATGTGAAGCGCGTCGACGTCGTCCTTGTCCCATTCGATGAAGGTGCGGTCGTCCATCGCGGCGTTGCCGATCGGCACATAGGTGTCGAGCCGGTCCTGGGTCAGCACATAGCCGCCGACATGCTGCGAGAGATGGCGCGGAAACTCGATCAGCTCGGTGGCAAGCTCGACCGCGAGGTTGATCATCGCATTTTTAGGATCCAGCCCGGCCTGGCGCACCTGCATGTCGTTGAGGCCCTTGCCCCAGCTGCCCCACACGGTGTCGGCGAGCGCCGCGGTGACGTCCTCGGTCAGCCCGAGCGCCTTGCCGACGTCACGGATCGCGCTGCGCGGGCGATAATGGATCACGGTGGCGATGATCGCGGCACGGTGGCGGCCGTAGCGGCGGTAGACATATTGCATCACCTCCTCGCGCCGCGAATGCTCGAAATCGACGTCGATGTCGGGCGGCTCCAGCCGCTCCTTGGAGATGAAGCGCTCGAACAACAGATCGACCTTGGTCGGATCGACCGAGGTGACGCCGAGCACGAAGCAGACCGCGGAATTCGCCGCCGAGCCGCGCCCCTGGCACAGGATGTTCTGGCTGCGCGCATAGTGCACGATGTCATGCACGGTGAGGAAGTAATGCGCGTATTTCAGCTCGGCGATCAGCGCGAGCTCCTTGTTCAGGGTGGTGCGAAGCTTTTCGTCGATCTCGCCGCCGAAATATTTGTCGACACCGGCCCAGGTCAAATCTTCCAGATGCTGCTGCGCGGTCTTGCCCGGCGGCACCGGCTCGTCGGGATACTGATATTTGAGCTGGTCGAGCGAGAAAGAGATGCGCGCAGCAAAGCGCATGGTTTCCGCGATCGCGTCAGGCAGATCGCGGAACAGCCTGATCATTTCATGCGCCGGCTTGAGATGCCGCTCGGCATTGGCCTCGAGCCTGCGGCCGACCGCCTCGATCGTGGTCTTTTCGCGGATGCAGGTCAGCACGTCCTGCAGCGGGCGCCGCGCCGGATGGTGATAGAGCACCTCATTGGTGGCGAGCAGCGGCACACCGGCGTCAGTGGCGAGGCCATGCAGCCGCGCGAGACGGCGCTTGTCGTCGCCGCGATAGAGCAGGCTTGCGGCAAGCCAGACGCCGTCGGCGGCGCTTGCCTTCAGTTGCGCAAGGATATCGAGCGCAACAGGCGCCTCGAAGCGGTGCGACAGCGCCAGCACCAAAAGCTGGCCTTCGGCGAAGTCGATGAGATCGGACAGGGTAAGCCGGCAGTCGCCCTTCTCGATGCGCTCGATGTCGTCGCCGCGCTTGCCGCGGGTCAAGAGCTGGCACAGCCGGCCATAGGCGGCGCGATCGCGCGGATAGACCAGGATGTCGGGCGTAGAGTCGATGAAGACGATGCGGGCGCCGATCAAAAGCTTTGGCGGATGGGCGACCTTCTCGCTGTCGAGCTCCTTCCAGGCGCGCACCACGCCGGCCAGCGTGTTGTGATCGGCGAGCCCGATCACGGGAATCCCGAGTTCGCTCGCCTGATGCACATAGGCGCGTGGATCGGAACCGCCGCGCAGGAAGGAGAAATTGCTGGTGATGCCGATCTCGGCATAGTCGGGTGGAGGTGCGCTCATGCGAACAGCCCGTGCACATACCAGTTGGCCGGAACCGGCCTGCCTTCCTCGTCGCGCAGCTCGCTCTCGTAGAGGCCGTCGCGAAAGATCCAGAAGCGCTGGCCCTCGGCGTCCTCGACGCGGAAATAATCGCGCGTCAGCGACGCGCCGTCCTGCTTCCACCATTCCATCGCGATGCGCTCGGGACCCTCGACCCGCACCACGTCGTGCTGCGCGCGCCGCCAGGTGAATTGATGCGGCGGACCGTCGGGCACGGTCGCGAACGGCACCTTGATCGGTTCGGGCCGCTCGAACAGCCTGAGCGGACGCAGCGGCGGTTCGCCCGCAACGCGCTCCGGCCAGGCGGCGGCGCCCGCCGCGGCCAGATGATGCTGCGCCGGCAGCGCCAGCGCCGATCGTTCGGGGATGTGGCTCTCCAGCGGCAGATGCACGACGACGCGTTTGCCGCCGATGCGCGCGGCGATGCGGTCGATCAGCGCCGAGAGCTCGTCATTGTCGTGTATGGTGGCGTCGAGATCGCGCTGCTGCTGCACCACGATCTCGGTACGCCCTGCGGCAAGGCGGATGAGATCGAAGCCGAAGCCGGGATCGAGCGGATCATTCAGCGCATCGAGCCGCTCGCGGAACAGGCGGTCGATCATCTCGGGCCGCGTCACCGGACGCCCGGTCTCGACCATGATCGCGCGCACCGCGCCGTCGGTGCGGAAGAAGCTCGCTTCCAGCTGCCGCGCGCCCTTGCCCTGCTTGTCCATCGCCGCAACCAGCATCTTGGCGAGGCTCGAGAGCGTCAGCGCGATCACGGTGTCGGTCGCGACCGGCTCGGGGAAACGCTTCTCGACGATGTAATCGGGCAGCGGCTTGCGCGGGCTGATCGGGGCATCGCCCTGCCCGAGCGCGTGGCCGAGCAAGGTGGTGAAGGCCGCACCGAACCGCGCCGAGATTTCATGCGGCGCGCGCGAGGCGACATCGGCGATGGTCTTCAAGCCGGCGCGGCGCAGGCCGGTGGTGACAGCGGCATCGGCACCGAGCGCCGACACCGGCAGCGGGCCGACCGCCGCCGCCTCCTCGCCATCGGCGGCAATCCTGCCCGAGGCGGTGCGCGTCAGCGTACGCGCCGCGATCGAGGTGCCGGCAATCGCCGCGCTGACGGCAAAGCCGCGTCGGCTCAGCGCCCCCGTCACGGTCTGCAGCAGCGCGCGCTCGCCGCCGAACAGATGCGCGCAGCCGGTGATGTCGAGAAACAGACCGTAGGGCAGATCGAGCGCCACCAGCGGCGTGAAGCGGTCGCACCAGTCGGCGATGTCGTTCAGCGTCTTCAGATCGGCGGCGGGATCGGCGTCATAGACCGTGAGCTCCGGACAGATCGCCCGCGCATTGGCGAGCGGCAGCCCGATCGACAGCCCGGCCCGCACCGCCGCCTCGTCGATCGCGTGCAGCAGGATCGCGTTGTGGTCTTTTGCAACGACGACGCTGGGGAGGCAGTTGCCTAACTCATTTGTAAGGGACGCTTTAGCGGATGGGTTCCCTCCCCCCTTGCGGGGTCCGAGGCGAGCGGAGCTCGCTCTCGAGGCTAGGGAGAGGGGTAAGCCGCATACGCCGGCGTCTGTGGTACCCCTCTCTCCAACTCTCCCCCGCAAGGGGGGAGAGAGCCCTGCCAATGTGCTCACCTCACATGAGGGGTCATCTGGCTCGCTTGCAACAAGCTCAGCTTGCGAGGCGATGTCCTGCGCGAGCTTGCGCTTGATGCGGTCGATGGGCAGGCGTGGCAGCCACAGGCTGAGGATACGCCGACGGTTCACTGAATTGGCACTCATCACATTTCCATTCCATGATCCATCGCCCGACCGGGCCATGACGATTGCGCACGAGTTCGGCCTCGAAGCGCGGCGTGCCCCACACGCTCGCGGCATTGCCCGGCGGCGAATGCGCCGCGCGCACGATCCAGCGCGTCTCCGCGGTCGAGGGGATCGGAGTTGCCGCGATCCTCAGCACCAGCGCGGTGACGCCGGAGGCCTGCGCGGCCAGGGTCAGTTTGCGGCTGGCGACGAGATCGAGCTGGCGCGCCTGCCCCCAGACCTCGAGCACGACCGCACCGAGCGCATCGCAGGCGAGCGCGTCGGCCGCGGTACGCAAACCGCTGTCGACATCGGCGGCGCGCACCGTGACCAAGAGGCGCGGATCGAGGCCGAGCTCGGCAAGCCCGCGCATCGACAGCGCGCCGTTTTCGCGATCGGAAAAATCCTGCCGCACCCAAACCAGCGGCTTGCGTGCCGACAGCCGTCCGGCGAGCCCTGCAATGAAGCCGGTCGCCGCGCCTCCTTGATGGCCGGCCGCGAACACCTCGTGCAATGCTGCCGGCGCAAGCCCGCCGCGCAACATCGCATCGGCGCCGGCATGGCCGAGCGCGATGCGGTTCGGCATCGCCGCATCCGATGGCGCCTCGATGCGCGCGATGCTGCCGCGCAGAGACGCAAGCGTACCCATGCGTGCGCCGTTCATATGCGCCGCTCCTTCCAACCAAAATTTGAGGCCGCCACTGGTCTGAACAGAGAACCAGGGACTGGCTCATTTGTTCATGATATGTTCTAATATAAAGCTAACAGGGCCCGCGGAGTCAATCGGATTGGTGAGCTCATCGATTCATGAGTGGAATCAATGGGATTCAGCAGCCGCCGAACCGGACGGGCCCTGGTCTTCCGCTGTGTCAGGCACGCAGGCCCCGAAATTGGCGGCGTGACGGAAACGGAGCAATCGCATGCGCATCATCGTGCTCGACAACGACACCGATTTCGAGGGCTGGCGCAAGGCCGCGCGGCGATTGGCGCTGAACGATGTAAAGCCCGCGGAGATCATGTGGACCGTACGCAGCGACGACGAATTATCGTCGGCATCCTGCGTGAATGAATTGCCGGATACGCCGCAGGCGCGGTTCAATGTGTCGGCCAAATTCGTCGAGCTCGCCAAGGCCGCGATCCTGCATCGCAGTGACGAACGCTTTGCCCTGCTCTATCGCCTGCTGTGGCGGCTGCGCAGCCATCACGATCTGCTCGGTGCGACCGATGATCCCGATGTCGCCGAGGTCCACGCGATGGCGCGCGCGGTCTATGTCGATATCGACAGGATGCACGCGCATCTGCGCTTCCGCGAGATCGGCCGCGAGCGGACGGCGCATTACGTCGCCTGGTTCGAGCCGGAGCATCGCATCGTCGAGCTCGCCGCGCCGTTCTTCGCCGGCCGCTTCGCCGACATGCCGTGGTCGATCCTGACCCCCGACGTCTGCGCACATTGGGACGGGCACGCGATCTCGATCACGCCGGGCGTCGCCAAATCCGAAGTGCCGACCGAGGACCGGCTCGAAGAGGTCTGGCGACGTCACGACAACGGCCGCTTCAATCCCGCACGGCTGAAAGTGATGGAGATGCCGCAAGCCTATTGGAGGAACCTGCCCGAGGACTCGATCATTAAGCCTCTGATCGAAGACGCAATGCGCATGACCAGCGGCCCCTTCATCGCACGCAAGGCGGCCGAGCCGCAGAAGCGGCAGGATACGCCGATGCCCCGCAAGCAAGCTCAAGGCAAGCAAGTTCAAGACAGGCAAGCTCACGACACGATCGCGGCCTTGCGCGACGAGGCCGCCGATTGCCGCGCCTGCCCGCTGTGGAAAGACGCAACCCAGACCGTGTTCGGCGAGGGACCGCAGAGCGCAACGCTGATGCTGGTCGGCGAGCAGCCCGGCGACAAGGAAGATCTCGCAGGCCACCCCTTCGTCGGACCGGCCGGCCAGATGCTCGATCGCGCGCTGCAGGAAGCCGGCATCGATCGCCGCAAGGTCTATGTCACCAACGCGGTGAAGCATTTCAAATTCGTGCCGCGCGGCAAGATCCGGCTGCACCAGAAGCCGAGCACACCGGAGATCCGCGCCTGCCGCCAGTGGTATGAGCGCGAGCTCGCCACCATCAAGCCGGATCTCGTGATGGCGCTCGGCGCCACCGCGGCGCAGAGCGTGCTCGGCAAGGTCACGCCGATCAACAAGAACCGCGGCCATCTGATCGACCACGACGGAACCAAGGTGCTCGTCACCGTGCACCCATCCTATCTGTTGCGGCTGCCGGATGAAAAAGCCAAGGCGCTGGAATATCAGCGCTTTGTCGACGACCTGAAAATCGCCGCACATCAATTGCGCAGATCAGCCGATGCGGCTTGAGTTCCGCAAAACCAGCGGAACCGGAGGAACTACATCGCAACGAGAAATTGTTCTAAACGCAGACAAATACCTACAACCTTTAATTGATCCGTGGTAGCGTAGCATGTTCCGCAGGTATCGGGCGTCATGTTCACGCCATGACGTACCCTGAGGCGGGCGCGCTGCGCGGTTTGCTAGCCCCGACCGTGCGGCGCGCCACCTCATCTCGCAATCCTCCCCCTCATTCGCGATCCTCCCACTCGCACGCGCGCGCCGAATTCTCCGGCTGCCGGCCCCGCCGGATGCCGGTGTGGTTATCCGCACATTGTCTCGTCCTGCGAAACGCAGGCTGCAGCCTCCCGTCGTGATCGGCGATCCGTAGTTGCTGGAGATTGCCACGAGGCCGCGAAGCCACGTGCGCGTTCAATGCGTTGCACAAAAATTCGGCTCGATGTCCACCGTCACCGCCAACCGGCTCATCCCGCGGGGCCGGATTTCAATTGCTTGTCATATGCATCGATCAAAATCGGGCGCATTGGGACAGGAGTTTACCATGAGCGATATGGCGTTACCCGGCTCGATCGAGCCCGCCCTAAAGAAGGGTCCGGACCTCGACAAGGGCTTTCATC from Bradyrhizobium elkanii USDA 76 harbors:
- a CDS encoding ImuA family protein, with product MNGARMGTLASLRGSIARIEAPSDAAMPNRIALGHAGADAMLRGGLAPAALHEVFAAGHQGGAATGFIAGLAGRLSARKPLVWVRQDFSDRENGALSMRGLAELGLDPRLLVTVRAADVDSGLRTAADALACDALGAVVLEVWGQARQLDLVASRKLTLAAQASGVTALVLRIAATPIPSTAETRWIVRAAHSPPGNAASVWGTPRFEAELVRNRHGPVGRWIMEWKCDECQFSEPSAYPQPVAATPAHRPHQAQARAGHRLAS
- a CDS encoding UdgX family uracil-DNA binding protein (This protein belongs to the uracil DNA glycosylase superfamily, members of which act in excision repair of DNA. However, it belongs more specifically to UdgX branch, whose founding member was found to bind uracil in DNA (where it does not belong), without cleaving it, appears to promote DNA repair by a pathway involving RecA, rather than base excision.); the protein is MRIIVLDNDTDFEGWRKAARRLALNDVKPAEIMWTVRSDDELSSASCVNELPDTPQARFNVSAKFVELAKAAILHRSDERFALLYRLLWRLRSHHDLLGATDDPDVAEVHAMARAVYVDIDRMHAHLRFREIGRERTAHYVAWFEPEHRIVELAAPFFAGRFADMPWSILTPDVCAHWDGHAISITPGVAKSEVPTEDRLEEVWRRHDNGRFNPARLKVMEMPQAYWRNLPEDSIIKPLIEDAMRMTSGPFIARKAAEPQKRQDTPMPRKQAQGKQVQDRQAHDTIAALRDEAADCRACPLWKDATQTVFGEGPQSATLMLVGEQPGDKEDLAGHPFVGPAGQMLDRALQEAGIDRRKVYVTNAVKHFKFVPRGKIRLHQKPSTPEIRACRQWYERELATIKPDLVMALGATAAQSVLGKVTPINKNRGHLIDHDGTKVLVTVHPSYLLRLPDEKAKALEYQRFVDDLKIAAHQLRRSADAA